Below is a window of Humulus lupulus chromosome 2, drHumLupu1.1, whole genome shotgun sequence DNA.
AAGGACACCCAAAGGAGTGTAGGAATGAGAACAAGATTCCCTTTTACGGTGAGTATTTAATGTTtactttttattctttttgattTTGTATTGGGTTAGTTTTTGGGATGGAGAAGATGGAGAGGAAAGAATGAATATTGCAGAGCTTTGTCCTCACAAAATGAGGTTTTTTTGGTTGTACAAAATGGGTTTGGTCAAAGGAATCTTAGATAGTGTTTTTGGAGTTTTCCGTAGTGGTTTGTTAGGTCGATTGGGGTGCATGGGGTCTGTTGTGTATTGGTGCGTGTGTGTGTTTGACTTTGCTTGATAACAAGTACTAAAAGCAAGTTTGAAAGCATATTTTGGGACCACCCAAACTTTAGTTATTCAGTAATTGTCACATTAAATGTTTTTTTTGATCTAAAATTGTCACATTAAATGTTGTTGTATTTTGCAGACCCAAATTCAGGAATCTTCACTCTAAAGGTGTGTCACAGTGGACAACTCAAGCATGTAGGTAACATTCCAACCTACCTTGGTGGGGTTACTAATTTAATACATTTCCAAGATGTGGATAACATGAGCATGTTTGAGCTATATGGGATTTCTAGAGATTTGGATTTCACAAATCCAGAGGAAATTGCTTTTTATTTTAAGTGGGAAGGTAGTGTGTTAATGGAATGTGTAACTAGTGATGTAGTTTTACTTGAGAAGATTGGGGATTGTGTGAAGAGATGCAATGTtgtgaaatattttttttgtcaACAAGAAGTGACTGAAACTCAAGCTTCAGTAGTAACTGGTGTGAATGAGGAAATTGAAATTGATTTAGGTGCTCAAAATGATGCTAGAAATGGGGTGAATGATGATGTTGAAACTGTTTTAGGTGCTGAAAATGATACTCGGGTTAATGTGAATGGAGATGTTGAAATAGATTTAAGTGAGGAAATAGCAACACAATCTGGTGGGGCTATATTGAATGAAGATGCATGTTGGAGTAAGCCTGGTTTGGATGGGCTTGGTTTGGGAGATGTAAGTGGGCCTGGTTTGGATGAGGATAAGACTGAACATGGGCCTGTTTTGGATGAGGATATGACCAAATCTGGGCCTGTTTTGGATGAGCAAAATGCGACTGAAAATGAACACTCAAGTGAAGACAACGATTATGATGTAGATCCAGAGTATGCACAAAGTGAAGATGACTTAGATGTGGGGGAGGCAGCTGAAAACCACTTGAAAGGATTAGGGAAAGAGCCTATAGACATTGACATAGGAGATGTGGGTATACAAGATTCTGACAGTGACTTTGTTCCACAAGATAGTTCAAGTGAGGATGAAGATGAGAATGATGAGGAGATTGACGGGATCCACAAACCAAACAAAATGTACAGAAAAACCAAGCTGCCAGAGCTTCCTCAGTTTAGGGCTTCAATTGACATGGAAAAACCAGTGTTCAAGCTCGGGTTATCATTTCCAAATGGGGCAGTTTTTAAGCAAGTAATTAAGGAGTATGCAATCCAAAATGGAAAGGACATTTTTTTTAAGAAGAATGACCATCATAGGATTATGGCTCAATGTAAAGGTGTTGGTTGTTCATGGGTTTGTTTTGCATCGAAGATTGATGACACCACCACATTTGTCATCAAAACTTATAATGATGAACACAAATGTGCTAGAAAGAATACAAATAGATTTGCAACTTCTAGATGGTTGAGTCAGAAGTACATGAATGAGTTCAAGATGAATGACAAGTGGGGAATCCCTTCTTTCATGCACAAGGTTAGTAAGGACAATGTCATTGAGATTACACGGGACAAAGCTTATAGAGCTCGGTTGATGGCAACTAGAGCAATTGAAGGGAGCTATGAAGAGCAGTATGCTTCTCTTTGGGATTATGCAGAGGAGATTAAGTGGACCAATAAGGGTTCAACTATTGAGTTTTTTATAGAAGTTGGTGAGAATGGTAAGCCACGTTTCAAGAGGATGTATATTTGCTATGCTGGATTAAAAGCAGGTTTCAATGAGGGTTGTAGACCTTTAATTGGGTTGGATGGCTGCCACATTAAAGGTGTACATCCAGGACAACTTTTAACAGCAGTTGGAATAGATGGGAATAACCAAATGTATCCTATAGCATTTGCTGTTGTTGAGATAGAAAATAAGGATTCATGGAGCTTGTTTCTGGACCTATTGAAGGTGGACGTCAAAATTGAAAA
It encodes the following:
- the LOC133814386 gene encoding uncharacterized protein LOC133814386 encodes the protein MGKKKTRALRKKKGHPKECRNENKIPFYDPNSGIFTLKVCHSGQLKHVGNIPTYLGGVTNLIHFQDVDNMSMFELYGISRDLDFTNPEEIAFYFKWEGSVLMECVTSDVVLLEKIGDCVKRCNVVKYFFCQQEVTETQASVVTGVNEEIEIDLGAQNDARNGVNDDVETVLGAENDTRVNVNGDVEIDLSEEIATQSGGAILNEDACWSKPGLDGLGLGDVSGPGLDEDKTEHGPVLDEDMTKSGPVLDEQNATENEHSSEDNDYDVDPEYAQSEDDLDVGEAAENHLKGLGKEPIDIDIGDVGIQDSDSDFVPQDSSSEDEDENDEEIDGIHKPNKMYRKTKLPELPQFRASIDMEKPVFKLGLSFPNGAVFKQVIKEYAIQNGKDIFFKKNDHHRIMAQCKGVGCSWVCFASKIDDTTTFVIKTYNDEHKCARKNTNRFATSRWLSQKYMNEFKMNDKWGIPSFMHKVSKDNVIEITRDKAYRARLMATRAIEGSYEEQYASLWDYAEEIKWTNKGSTIEFFIEVGENGKPRFKRMYICYAGLKAGFNEGCRPLIGLDGCHIKGVHPGQLLTAVGIDGNNQMYPIAFAVVEIENKDSWSLFLDLLKVDVKIENSNHWSFITDKQKGLEQALKGLWDEGVPEAEHRHCARHLEKNFNKVFRDKTLKDLLWKAAREVTIRRFEAVMLEIKSIDEEAYNWLLAAGPHHWSRSHFRTQPKCDILVNNMCEGFNGTKSILAARDRLIFSMLERIRMYMMQRLTKNRHSVIMWESNIAPRVATVLEKNKVEARSHIPTKGS